A single window of Jiangella alkaliphila DNA harbors:
- a CDS encoding DUF5998 family protein, with product MADTGTREGLRLAIQEAGYYPDLVADMLETSLAGEAVNSYVVHHEPHFDRDELRRHVSVLVLTPTRLIVGHTDEYPSDDTHDVPYATTSTEAVPLDRVTSVVVSRTVTAPASYRTGAPALDVVLTVGWGAMSRIDLEPATCGDPDCEADHGYTGALTSDDFTLRVSEAGDGVSRVRDLLTFARALSAATISVR from the coding sequence ATGGCGGACACAGGGACGCGTGAGGGCCTTCGCCTGGCCATCCAAGAGGCCGGGTACTACCCGGACCTCGTTGCGGACATGCTCGAGACCTCGCTGGCCGGCGAGGCGGTCAACTCGTACGTGGTGCACCACGAGCCGCACTTCGACCGCGACGAACTGCGCCGGCACGTCAGCGTGCTGGTGCTCACCCCGACGAGGCTGATCGTCGGGCACACCGACGAGTACCCCTCCGACGACACCCACGACGTGCCGTACGCCACCACGTCCACTGAGGCGGTGCCGCTCGACCGCGTCACGTCGGTGGTGGTCAGCCGCACCGTCACCGCGCCCGCCTCCTACCGCACCGGGGCCCCGGCGCTCGACGTCGTGCTCACCGTCGGCTGGGGGGCCATGAGCCGCATCGACCTCGAGCCGGCCACCTGCGGCGACCCCGACTGCGAGGCCGACCACGGCTACACCGGCGCGCTGACGTCCGACGACTTCACGCTGCGGGTCAGCGAGGCCGGCGACGGCGTCAGCCGCGTGCGCGACCTGCTGACGTTCGCCCGCGCGCTGTCCGCCGCCACCATCAGCGTGCGGTGA
- a CDS encoding thymidine kinase: MAELTFFTGTMDCGKSTLALQTDYNHRRRGLAGLMLTSHDRAGEATVSSRLGLSADAVEVTPSSQLWALVAARLTAGARIDYVIADEAQFYTSEQVDDLGRMADELDVPVYAFGILTDFRTRLFPGSARLVELADRVETLQVEALCWCGRRATHNARTVGGVMVTEGEQVVVGDTDGAGVVGYEVLCRHHHRRRMTAVSARVAESGAEPLPFAAS, from the coding sequence GTGGCGGAACTGACCTTCTTCACCGGCACCATGGACTGCGGCAAGTCGACGCTGGCCCTGCAGACCGACTACAACCACCGCCGCCGCGGGCTGGCCGGGCTGATGCTCACGTCGCACGACCGCGCCGGCGAGGCGACGGTGTCCAGCCGGCTCGGGCTGTCAGCCGACGCCGTCGAGGTGACGCCGTCGTCGCAGCTGTGGGCGCTGGTGGCGGCCCGGCTGACGGCCGGGGCCCGCATCGACTACGTCATCGCCGACGAGGCGCAGTTCTACACGTCCGAGCAGGTCGACGACCTCGGCCGCATGGCCGACGAGCTGGACGTCCCGGTGTACGCGTTCGGCATCCTCACCGACTTCCGCACCCGGCTGTTCCCGGGCTCGGCCCGGCTGGTCGAGCTGGCCGACCGCGTCGAGACGCTGCAGGTCGAGGCGCTGTGCTGGTGCGGCCGCCGGGCCACCCACAACGCCCGCACGGTCGGCGGCGTCATGGTGACGGAGGGCGAGCAGGTGGTCGTCGGCGACACCGACGGCGCGGGGGTGGTCGGCTACGAGGTGCTGTGCCGGCACCACCACCGGCGCCGCATGACGGCCGTCAGCGCACGGGTGGCCGAGTCCGGCGCCGAGCCGCTCCCGTTCGCCGCCTCGTGA
- a CDS encoding APH(3') family aminoglycoside O-phosphotransferase — protein MSEAERVTTGQSGASIVRVAGTYRKESLTDDLLGEAARLTWLRAQGIPAAEVLECGPGLLVTAEVPGRPADDDWPLALRGHVVDALAELTRALHSLPVADCPFDRRLAVTMPAALAADVDLDDLDDDRRGWTRDRLIAELLATRPAGEDVVVCHGDLTTQNVLIDPETLTVSGLVDAGRLGVADRWLDLAVANRELADGLGDDAAARYLTGCGVEPDPAKQAFYRLLDEFF, from the coding sequence TCACCACCGGTCAGTCCGGCGCCAGCATCGTCCGGGTGGCCGGCACGTACCGCAAGGAGTCACTCACCGACGATCTGCTCGGCGAGGCCGCCCGGCTCACCTGGCTGCGCGCGCAGGGCATCCCGGCCGCCGAGGTGCTCGAGTGCGGTCCCGGCCTGCTGGTCACGGCCGAGGTGCCGGGCCGCCCCGCCGACGACGACTGGCCACTGGCGCTGCGCGGCCACGTCGTCGACGCGCTGGCCGAGCTGACGCGCGCGCTGCACTCCCTGCCGGTCGCGGACTGCCCGTTCGACCGCCGCCTGGCGGTGACGATGCCCGCGGCGCTGGCCGCCGACGTCGACCTGGACGATCTCGACGACGACCGCCGCGGCTGGACCCGCGACCGGCTGATCGCCGAGCTGCTGGCCACCCGGCCGGCCGGCGAGGACGTGGTGGTCTGCCACGGCGACCTCACCACCCAGAACGTGCTGATCGACCCCGAGACACTGACGGTGTCGGGGCTCGTCGACGCCGGGCGGCTGGGCGTCGCCGACCGCTGGCTCGACCTCGCCGTCGCCAATCGCGAGCTCGCCGACGGCCTCGGCGACGACGCCGCCGCCCGCTACCTGACCGGCTGCGGCGTCGAGCCCGACCCGGCCAAGCAGGCCTTCTACCGGCTGCTCGACGAGTTCTTCTGA
- a CDS encoding alkaline phosphatase family protein, with protein sequence MPLLPRYGEAALADLLPSVLAALGVPGELDVLGLPPARRYCVLLVDALGWNLLRAHPAQAPFLTSLTGRAITAGTPTTTATSLASLGTGLPPGKHGIVGYTSRVPGGDGLFNALKWDPPLDPSTYQPYPSLFDRAVRAGIATTVIGQSSFRDTGLTRAAMGGPFRAANTYGQRVAAAVEGSSGAAPSLVYVYDGDLDYTGHQHGCRSAAWRYQLAMVDRFAEQLYDELPAGTVLLVTADHGMVDVEPDRRVDVDDVPALREGVALVAGEARFRHVYGVPGAAAGDIAAAWRSVLGERAAVLTRTEAVGAGWFGAVESRVTERLGDVVVSVHGDCAVERRSVFPVETRLRGLHGALSEDELLVPLLAGEA encoded by the coding sequence GTGCCGTTGTTGCCCCGTTACGGCGAGGCGGCCCTCGCTGACCTCCTGCCGTCCGTGCTGGCCGCCCTCGGCGTCCCCGGCGAGCTCGACGTGCTGGGCTTGCCGCCGGCCCGCCGCTACTGCGTCCTGCTGGTCGACGCGCTCGGCTGGAACCTGCTGCGCGCCCACCCTGCGCAGGCGCCGTTCCTGACGTCGCTGACCGGCCGGGCCATCACCGCCGGCACGCCCACCACCACGGCCACCAGCCTGGCCAGCCTCGGCACCGGCCTGCCGCCCGGGAAGCACGGCATCGTCGGCTACACGTCGCGGGTGCCGGGCGGCGACGGCCTGTTCAACGCGCTCAAGTGGGACCCGCCGCTGGACCCGTCCACCTACCAGCCCTACCCGTCGCTGTTCGACCGAGCCGTCCGCGCCGGCATCGCGACCACCGTCATCGGGCAGAGCAGCTTCCGCGACACCGGCCTGACCCGCGCCGCCATGGGCGGGCCGTTCCGCGCCGCCAACACGTACGGCCAGCGGGTCGCGGCGGCGGTCGAGGGGTCCTCCGGCGCCGCGCCGTCGCTGGTGTACGTCTACGACGGCGACCTCGACTACACCGGCCACCAGCACGGCTGCCGCTCGGCCGCCTGGCGCTACCAGCTGGCCATGGTCGACCGGTTCGCCGAGCAGCTGTACGACGAGCTGCCGGCCGGCACCGTCCTACTCGTCACGGCCGACCACGGCATGGTCGACGTCGAGCCCGACCGCCGGGTCGACGTCGACGACGTGCCCGCGCTGCGCGAGGGCGTGGCGCTGGTGGCCGGCGAGGCCCGGTTCCGGCACGTGTACGGCGTGCCCGGGGCGGCGGCCGGCGACATCGCCGCCGCGTGGCGGTCGGTGCTGGGGGAGCGGGCCGCGGTGCTGACCCGCACTGAGGCCGTCGGCGCGGGCTGGTTCGGCGCGGTGGAGTCGCGGGTGACCGAGCGGCTCGGCGACGTCGTCGTCAGCGTGCACGGCGACTGCGCGGTCGAGCGGCGCAGCGTGTTCCCCGTCGAGACGCGGCTGCGCGGGCTGCACGGCGCACTGAGCGAGGACGAGCTGCTGGTGCCGCTGCTGGCCGGGGAGGCCTGA